The nucleotide window CTTACGCGGTGCTAACAGAAACGGCGCCGCCCACCATTAAATGGAGATGATGAACATGAGTTATTCACTGCCATCCTTACCGTATGCCTACGACGCACTGGAACCGCATTTCGACAAGCAGACGATGGAAATCCATCACACTAAACACCACCAGACTTACGTCAACAACGCCAACGCGGCGCTGGAAGGCACTGAGTTTGCCGACCTGCCTGTTGATGAGCTACTCGCTAAACTGGATCAGGTGCCGGCTGACAAGAAAACCGTACTGCGTAACAACGCGGGCGGCCACTCTAACCACAGCTTCTTCTGGAAAGGCCTGAAAACCGGCACCACCCTGAGCGGCGAGCTGAAAGCAGCTATCGAAAAAGATTTCGGCAGCGTTGATGCTTTCAAAGCGGAGTTTGAAAAAGCGGCTGCAACCCGTTTCGGTTCAGGCTGGGCGTGGCTGGTTAAAAAAGGCGACAAGCTGGCTGTGGTTTCCACCGCCAACCAGGACAGCCCGCTGATGGGCGAAGCGATCTCTGGCGCATCCGGTACCCCAATCGTGGGTCTGGACGTGTGGGAACACGCTTACTACCTGAAATATCAAAACAAACGCCCTGACTACATCAAGGCGTTCTGGGAAGTGGTTAACTGGGATGAAGCCGCAGCGCGCTTCTCAGCTAATTAATTTGCCACCACGTTAAATCGTGACGATAAACCGACGAAGTCCGCTTCGTCGGTTTTTTATTGCCCGCTGCGCGACGCCACCTGCTCTTCCCTCTGAAAATTGCTTCAGTAAAAAGATAATCATCTTTGCCTTTAATCCTCCTTCGGCGATGTGATTGCCAGCCAACTCTCTTGTTTCGACAGAAGAGAAAAAATCGATGAACTTTTGTTGGCATTGAGATACTCAGTTCAGACTATGAACTTTCAGGAGAACTTTATGTTTCCGACACTCCCTTTAACCTCATCACAAGTGAAGAGAAACGATCCTCACACAGTTAAGCTCTGGGAGGCGATGCCGGGGCAGCATCATGGCGAAACGGTTCAGGTTTCACCAGGGGTGATGCACGAGTTACACCTTGCTCAGGATGTAATCAATGCCGTCAAAGATAATCTCTCGCAAGGAACCGGTAACCAGAAAACAGATTATCTGCTGACCCAGGGAGGGAGTTATCAGCATGCTGTCGCCGCCCGCCATCTACGTGATGTGGATTTCCGGGGAGATAATCAGGCAATTGTTAAATCGGCGCTGGCGGCCCAGGGAGGCACCTGCGGTGAGCATTCCGCGCTTGCCATGGCTTATTTATCGAATATGGATCTCACGCGTCCGATTTTTACCTATGCGGTTGAAAACCATCCCGATCATCAGTTGAATATCATTGGCGATCTGCGTGAACCCCATCAGGCTGTAGTGGTGGATTCATGGCCGGTTTTTGCCCGTGCTCATCTTGCAAATAATGCGGCACTTCGGGCAAATATCAACCGACCGCTGGATGTTCATCTGCCGGGTTCCGAGCCCAAAATACCTTTAGAAGAACTCGGCGAGACAGAGCCTGTCTGTGAGGCGCGTATTACCCATATCAACCATCAGAAGCAGACACCTGATTATCATCAGGTATTGGAAAATCCACGCCGTGTCAGGCTTGAAGAGTGCACACACGGCATCAGTAACCTTGGTGTGCGATATCAGAACCGAGAAAGCCCGATAGATGTACTGGAAAATATTGCCGATCGTGCAGTTTACGAGCGACAGGCGATAGCGATGCAGCAGGCACGTCACTATTTCCCTGACAGAGGCAATAACTGATGCCTGTTTCCTGTGCCGTTGACCGACTGCTGCGACCGCTTTTACGCCACCTGAACGTTAACGCGCCGGCGCTGGCAGAAAATCAGGGGGTAAACATCGATTTTGAGCATATAAGCATTCAGTTCACTCCTCTGAATAAAGATGAGCTTTTGATGGTCGCCAGTCTGGGCTGCCTGCCATTGGAACATCATAAAGATCTGGCGTGGCTGTTGCTCAGGCAGAATAATTTTTACCAGCCGACCCCGGCAATCAATCTGACCGTTGAGGGGCATGACAAAACGGTGCTGCTCTGGAGCCGTGAACGTTTTGCTAACCTTGATAGCAGTGCACTTATCACGCTTTTTGATCGTTTAGTTGACAGAGCAAACGAAACAGTCCGACTGATTTCTGCGCACAGAACACGCTTTTAAAGAGTATCCGCTGCTATCAGAAGAGGGACTCCGCCGGATACTCCTTCCCTGAGAAGGTGTATCTTGTGTCGCTGCGCTTGAGAACCTCTCAATACAGTATGAATAAGCCGCCATTAATGGCGGCTTATTCATACCTGACCACTATTTATCCTGACTTTCCCGTTGGTTCTCCTCCCTTTGCCGCTTCGCTGTCCGACAAGGCCAATAGATCTGTTAAGCGAAAGGAGAGTTGCAGCATAAAATGCTGCCTGCCGAATTTATCCCCCCGGCTTATACCAGAGACGTCACTCTCACTGGTTTTAACCGCTTATATGGCTGGATGTCTGGATGGCTAATACCGTTTCGTGTTAGCTTATGCGCTTTCGTTCGTTGCCAGCGATGCCAATCCAATAAAAAATGCGGCAACATGTTTTATCATCTGCCAGAGAATTTCGCCCATGACTGCGTTAAACCGCCTCGAAATGCGTCAAATCTCCATCGCTTTTGGCGGTTTCACAGCCCTGAACGGCGTGGACTTCAGCCTTGAAGGCCACTCGGTGCATGCGCTGACCGGGGCTAACGGCGCAGGAAAATCGACGCTGATGGCGGTGCTGTCGGGAGCTTACGACCACTACAGCGGTGAAATTTTGCTGGATGGCCAGCCCGTGATTATCCGCTCTCCGCGCGAGGCGAAACAGCTGGGCATTCATCTTGTGCAGCAGGAAGTGGACGTGGCACTGGTGCCGACGCTGAGCGTGGCGGAAAACATCATGCTGGACAGGCTGGCAGAAGGGGGACAGATCTATCGCTGGGGAGAGATCCGCAAACAGGCCAGAGCGCTGCTGGCACAGCTGGACGTTTCGCTGGATGTTCGCCGACCTGTCGAGCGCTGCACGCTGGCGGAAAAACAGCAGATTTTGCTGGCAAGGGCGCTCTCTCATCACTGCCGCTTCCTGATCCTTGATGAACCCACCGCGCCGCTGGATCAGCATGAGAGCGAGCGCCTGTTTGCGGTGGTCCGCCGTCTGCAAAGCAGCGGCATCGGCGTGGTATTTATCTCCCACCGTATCCATGAGCTGCGCGCTATCTGCGACCAGCTCACCGTACTGCGTGACGGTCAGCTGATTGAAACCTGCCCAATGGCGCAGCTGGATGGCGAGCAGATTGTCGAGAAGATGCTCGGTCATCAGCTGGATGATATCTATCCTCCGCGCCGTCCGCCCTTCAGCGGGCAGACGCTGCTCAGCGTGGAAGGCCTGCACGACGATGCGCTGCTGCACAACATCTCCCTGACGCTGCGTAAAGGCGAAATTTTGGGGATTGCCGGACTGGCAGGGGCAGGCAAAACGGAACTCTGTAAGGCTCTGTTTGGCGCTACCCGCAGCCGGGTTGAGCGGGGAGAGCTGCACGGTAAACCCTGGAAGCCCTCTTCGCCCCATGCTGCGGTAGAGAGCCGTATGGCGCTGATCCCGGAAGAGCGCCGCAAAGAGGGCATTTTCATTGATGAGTCGGTGGCCATGAACCTGAGCGTGACGGCGGACAACAGCTTCTCCCGCTGGAGCCTGTTCGGGCACCGGCGGGCCTGGCAATGGGCGGAAGAGGTCATCAGGCGGCTGGGCGTGCGTACTACGGGTCCACAGCAGACGCTGCGGCGTCTGTCGGGCGGTAATCAGCAGAAAGTGGCCATTGGCAAATGGCTGCGCAATGACGCCGACGTATTGATTTTTGATGAGCCGACCAAAGGGGTCGACATCAAAGCCAAAACGGATCTGTTTGAGCTGATCGACGGGCTGGCCCGCCAGGGAAAAGGGGTAATTTACGCCTCCGGCGAATTCGCTGAACTGGTCGGCCTGTGCGATCGCATCTGCGTGCTCTGGGACGGGCGTATCGTGGCAGAAATGGACGCCAGCGACGTTGATGAAGAGACACTTTTACTTTACTCCACCGGAGGTACGCCTGCGTGAGCAGCAAAGAACTTTCCCTGAAGGCGACGCCCTCTGTGCGCCACCAGCTGTTTGAATTTCTCTATAAATGGGGGATGTTACTGACCGTTATCGCCCTGATCGCGGCATTTGGCCTGGCGTCCGACAGCTTCCTTGAGCCGACGAACATCATCAACATCCTGCGATCTATCGCTATCGTTACGGTGATCGCCATCGGCGTGTCGATTTCCCTGACTATCGGCGGCTTCGACCTCTCTGTGGGATCTACCGCGTCGCTGGCGAACTCGCTGGTGATCTCGCTGTTTGTCTGGTACGGCTACGGCTCAACGCAGGCGATAGTTATCACCCTGTTGCTTTGTACGCTGGTGGGGCTGTTTAACGCATTTCTTATCGTGATCCTGCGTATTCCCGACATGTTAGCTACTCTGGCTAGCCTGTTTGTGGTTCAGGGCGTGGCGATGACCTACAGCTTCGGTGGCTCCATTACGGAAAACATGGTGTTGCCCAGCGGCGATATGGCGGAAGGTACTATTCCGGCCAACTTCTCGCTGCTGGGGCAGGTTCCCACCATCGTTATTATCATGCTGGTGGTGACCGTGCTGGCGCAGTTGGGGCTGTCGCTGACCAAGCATGGCCGCCGGATGTATGCCATTGGCGGCAACCCTGAAGCGGCGCGCCTGTCGGGCATCCGTACTAACCGCTATCGCGTGCTGGCCTATGTTATCGCCTCTCTGCTGGCCGGACTGGGCGGAATTCTGCTCGCTTCCCGCATTGGTTCTTCGCAGGTGAACGCGGGTGGCGGCTATCTGATGGATGCCGTAGCCGCCGCCTGGATCGGCTTCTCGCTGGCCGGCTCCGGCAAGCCGAACGCGCTGGGAACGCTGGTGGGGGCCATTATTCTCGGCGTGCTGCAGAACGGCCTGGTGATGCTCTCCGTGCCCTATTACGCCATGGATATTATCAAAGGCTTAGTGCTGGCTGTTGCACTGGCGATTACTTACATACAGCGCCGATAGGCGCTCTACACCGACCGACAGGGTAGTGATAACAATGAAAAAACTGACCACCTCGTTACTGGCATTAAGCCTGCTCACCGCCGTACCAGCCTTCGCAGAGACCGCTGCCGTTCCGGCCGCCATTGCTGACCACGACGGCCCGGTCCGCGTGGCGGTGATCCGTAACCTCGGTTCCGATGACAATACCACCCAGTTTGTGGCGGGTGCGATTCAGGAAGGGCGTAAGCTCGGCTTTAAGGTCAGCACCTTTTTGAGCAACGGCGACGACGCCCGTTTTCAGGATTTCGTCAACCAGGCGATCAGCCAGAAATATGACGGCATCATTCTGTCGCACGGGAAAGATCCCTACTCAACGGCGCTGGTGAAGCGTATTGCAGACGCAGGTATCAAGGTTTCCGTGTTCGACACGCCGGTAAATCAGCCGGTAGAAGGGGTGACCGTCACTGCACAGGATGACGCCTCTCTGGCGCAGCTCTCGCTGGATCAGCTGATCAAAGATACCAACGGCAAGGCGAATATCGTCAAGCTGTGGGTGGCGGGCTTCCCGGCAATGGAGCGCCGTCAGGTGGTGTATGAGAAGGTGTTGAAGGCGAATCCGGGCATCCATCAGCTTGAGTCAATCGGCGCGGTCTCTTCAGATGTTCAGGGCGACACGGCGAACAAGATTGGTGCTATCCTTGCCAAATACCCGAAAGGCAAAATTGACGCCATCTGGGGCGCATGGGATGCCTTTGCTCAGGGCGCCTATAAAGCGCTGCAGGAGAATGGCCGTACCGAAATTAAACTCTACAGCATCGATGTTTCTAACCAGGATCTCCAGCTGATGCATCAGGCTGACAGCCCCTGGAAGCAGACGGTAGCGGTAGACAGCAAACTGATTGGCGCCACCAATATGCGTCTGATCGCCAATAAGATTGGCGGTGAAGCGACCCCGGCAACTTATCAGTTTAAGGCGGCGGCGATTTCTCAGGCCCAGCTTGCTGAACAGTCGGGCGCGGTTAACGTTGCCAGCCTGAACAAAATCATTCCGGGGTGGGGAGAGTCTGCCGACTTCGTGGCGCCGTGGTTCGCCACGCTGCAGGCAAAATACGCGAAAAAATAACCCGCTTTAATAATAAAAAATGCCCGCTGATGCGGGCATTTTTTATGGCAGGAGCTGCTGATCAGAACGCGGTTTTCGCGAAGCCTGTCATCTCCTGCAGGCCCATCTCACGGCCCAGCGCCGTCATCGGGTGAACCACCACAATGCCACGGACGCTTTTCTTCAGCGCGCCCAGGTTGGCCTGCTCTTTTTTGGTGATCGCCCGGCTGAACGGCAACGCTTTCAGCTTCTGCGCCTCTGTGCTGAGCTTCTGCTCGCGCACGCCGCGCAGGCGTTCCAGCTCTGCAGTAATTTTGTCTTTCTCTTTCAGCAGTTCGCCGAGCTTTTCCGCGTCGCCAGACTCCAGCAGCGCTGGCTCTTTACGCGTCAGCGCCTCCAGCTTATCGCTAAGGGTTCTGATTTCTTCCTGAACTGGTTCTTTCATTTTCATTGACCGTAATGTGATTCATTGCCGCAAGGATACACGAAAGCAGTAGCAAGAGGGAAAGGGGACGCGTTACTTTTTGAACGCCTGCTTGAGACTGATGCGGGAAATCAGCTCCGTCAGAGAGAGCACCAGCGTGGATCGAACCATCTGCTGATAACGCTGCTGCAGCATGGCGCGCAGTTCAGGATCGTCGCTGGAAAGATCTGGCCGGGGGGGCAAAGCCGTCACGCAATGCAGTTCGCCGAATGGGCCAAGCAGCTCATCGTCGGTAAAACGGTAGTCGGTGCCGTCATCATTCAGCGCTTCGCGCAGCGCCATCAGTAATTCCGCATCTTCATATTCGCTGCGGCTTATCACCCCTAAACCGTAAATCAGCTTCAGCCTGACGGAAAGTTCGCCCAGCGGACCGTCGCCAAGCAGCAGCGGCTCCACCGCATACTTTACCGCGTAGTCATCTTTGCGAAAAACC belongs to Erwinia pyri and includes:
- the sodA gene encoding superoxide dismutase [Mn], with protein sequence MSYSLPSLPYAYDALEPHFDKQTMEIHHTKHHQTYVNNANAALEGTEFADLPVDELLAKLDQVPADKKTVLRNNAGGHSNHSFFWKGLKTGTTLSGELKAAIEKDFGSVDAFKAEFEKAAATRFGSGWAWLVKKGDKLAVVSTANQDSPLMGEAISGASGTPIVGLDVWEHAYYLKYQNKRPDYIKAFWEVVNWDEAAARFSAN
- a CDS encoding CesT family type III secretion system chaperone; translation: MPVSCAVDRLLRPLLRHLNVNAPALAENQGVNIDFEHISIQFTPLNKDELLMVASLGCLPLEHHKDLAWLLLRQNNFYQPTPAINLTVEGHDKTVLLWSRERFANLDSSALITLFDRLVDRANETVRLISAHRTRF
- a CDS encoding sugar ABC transporter ATP-binding protein — its product is MTALNRLEMRQISIAFGGFTALNGVDFSLEGHSVHALTGANGAGKSTLMAVLSGAYDHYSGEILLDGQPVIIRSPREAKQLGIHLVQQEVDVALVPTLSVAENIMLDRLAEGGQIYRWGEIRKQARALLAQLDVSLDVRRPVERCTLAEKQQILLARALSHHCRFLILDEPTAPLDQHESERLFAVVRRLQSSGIGVVFISHRIHELRAICDQLTVLRDGQLIETCPMAQLDGEQIVEKMLGHQLDDIYPPRRPPFSGQTLLSVEGLHDDALLHNISLTLRKGEILGIAGLAGAGKTELCKALFGATRSRVERGELHGKPWKPSSPHAAVESRMALIPEERRKEGIFIDESVAMNLSVTADNSFSRWSLFGHRRAWQWAEEVIRRLGVRTTGPQQTLRRLSGGNQQKVAIGKWLRNDADVLIFDEPTKGVDIKAKTDLFELIDGLARQGKGVIYASGEFAELVGLCDRICVLWDGRIVAEMDASDVDEETLLLYSTGGTPA
- a CDS encoding ABC transporter permease, with the protein product MSSKELSLKATPSVRHQLFEFLYKWGMLLTVIALIAAFGLASDSFLEPTNIINILRSIAIVTVIAIGVSISLTIGGFDLSVGSTASLANSLVISLFVWYGYGSTQAIVITLLLCTLVGLFNAFLIVILRIPDMLATLASLFVVQGVAMTYSFGGSITENMVLPSGDMAEGTIPANFSLLGQVPTIVIIMLVVTVLAQLGLSLTKHGRRMYAIGGNPEAARLSGIRTNRYRVLAYVIASLLAGLGGILLASRIGSSQVNAGGGYLMDAVAAAWIGFSLAGSGKPNALGTLVGAIILGVLQNGLVMLSVPYYAMDIIKGLVLAVALAITYIQRR
- a CDS encoding sugar ABC transporter substrate-binding protein, whose product is MKKLTTSLLALSLLTAVPAFAETAAVPAAIADHDGPVRVAVIRNLGSDDNTTQFVAGAIQEGRKLGFKVSTFLSNGDDARFQDFVNQAISQKYDGIILSHGKDPYSTALVKRIADAGIKVSVFDTPVNQPVEGVTVTAQDDASLAQLSLDQLIKDTNGKANIVKLWVAGFPAMERRQVVYEKVLKANPGIHQLESIGAVSSDVQGDTANKIGAILAKYPKGKIDAIWGAWDAFAQGAYKALQENGRTEIKLYSIDVSNQDLQLMHQADSPWKQTVAVDSKLIGATNMRLIANKIGGEATPATYQFKAAAISQAQLAEQSGAVNVASLNKIIPGWGESADFVAPWFATLQAKYAKK
- a CDS encoding YibL family ribosome-associated protein codes for the protein MKEPVQEEIRTLSDKLEALTRKEPALLESGDAEKLGELLKEKDKITAELERLRGVREQKLSTEAQKLKALPFSRAITKKEQANLGALKKSVRGIVVVHPMTALGREMGLQEMTGFAKTAF
- the mtlR gene encoding mannitol operon repressor MtlR, whose protein sequence is MNDMQALMEKPQAFENRVLERLNAGRTVRSFLIAAVELLAEAVNLLVMQVFRKDDYAVKYAVEPLLLGDGPLGELSVRLKLIYGLGVISRSEYEDAELLMALREALNDDGTDYRFTDDELLGPFGELHCVTALPPRPDLSSDDPELRAMLQQRYQQMVRSTLVLSLTELISRISLKQAFKK